The following are from one region of the bacterium genome:
- a CDS encoding Ig-like domain-containing protein, producing MKINRICLAALMLLMTLVSSKTALDVKTGDRQVEIRWAPPKYNLNKATKLPDPTRPVYDLFFYDVYRRSIDDPLAPWIKINRQMIPNYQHYYVDVNLINKRPYYYYVVAYDYAGNQSPPSKTAVGVPGRGIAPGRITSLRAWSTESGIVELEWGEATDKDNNIDVYQIYRDLTEIKEEYLADIMRGRPSRYLPVASISKNKAVNGIFRHSDIGLPNGTIYYYGVTALDLDKNEGKASNTIGVKVFGVDIVPPFVERINHDAVDKPLKAGKVLMVTSTGESGNNVTFDLVKWPENNVVNLPAGPVENRLMRVASQPGMYFALETVTVDYPNNVSILPRVYYSDPAGNSAYMLSDTSMPIKIDTVPPERISALSGMVEEYTVKLSWPDVTENIPGFRVYRSYSAISETAAVLDTNNIISGKKLIRKDKKDSSGFLHFIDYNPVPTETYFYAVTSVDEAENESVSNNLGFTIPDITGPPAIYSVAENTVSAPKKAGSAISITIKGEPGKKYEIKNKVYETKAYFNILKNDSVIVEKTGINEILIGDRRTGTYEGSYIVKDTDEVESAQITGFLVGPFGHETTLLCSTYVTLVGVSSDTTAPVIQEITTEPVYTNMDGIVPVLSNERRQYLVVNNELKVTLIGEPGGVAYFDIGTMRRNIRMTEDPNNPGIYNGSYRIIQGDRMNPVSITGYLVDRNGNMSNKIQVTSYKIDTIIIVNMDRSTEEISTNENDADEARKSVITATLRDRHNNALKNREVEFHLVGGYGDMNPLIGVTDSKGMVVSTYTAGYVVETGYIAAEDRSTGYAGVTYVTTKKTGTVNILLEALTPTPGQPRTSNGTAYISLRAKPLRIEANGKSVSVISAFLGYIGDDQIINDPYSEDYEPDTNKLDRDKPIENVEVKFLIRDYIEDYKRPEYYGLPKAEELELKRGKIEITQPFTDKNGEAKAVYTAGTKTGLTIIQAIAPEAPGGPVGETIGVVLLAGGVRYLLIEARPIGTPANPINSPWGEVEGSAQNSKIKADGQERAQIKVILLDSFENPVPEIKVYFSCDVGQVLDEGNGLTNNEGKAYATYTSPILQNGGIAHVSAKVTSVNPLEEGLVSFNIGNKRMIEDVLDVDDIAVANKNYWNAISFFESTSAGYPYEHLIYPLAARKWTIEEQERAYPDMIWNDDMLYVMGYTYELLEGYDTAVIRYNEVIDFYFGGTWADNANFRKGQVYEEQGKLEQDENKRKDYVDKALSAYENLVYKFDTSNLADNAMFQIGRIYEQKEFYPKAIESYRKLIREYPNSDLVNYSWYSIGQCYEQLGQKEEAINAYQRIFAPFNDLIYKLAQEALKRLRGY from the coding sequence ATGAAAATAAATAGAATTTGTTTAGCAGCCTTAATGCTTTTGATGACGCTTGTTTCATCAAAGACAGCGCTTGATGTGAAAACAGGTGACCGCCAGGTGGAAATCAGATGGGCGCCGCCTAAATATAATCTCAATAAAGCGACAAAACTGCCTGATCCGACAAGGCCTGTTTATGACCTTTTTTTCTATGATGTTTACCGGAGAAGCATAGATGACCCGTTGGCACCATGGATCAAAATTAACAGGCAGATGATACCAAATTATCAACATTACTATGTTGATGTAAATTTGATTAATAAACGCCCCTATTACTATTATGTTGTGGCGTATGACTATGCTGGTAACCAGAGTCCTCCTTCAAAAACCGCCGTGGGTGTTCCCGGCCGTGGTATCGCGCCCGGCAGGATTACATCCTTGCGGGCATGGAGCACTGAAAGCGGTATCGTTGAGTTAGAGTGGGGAGAAGCGACTGATAAAGATAATAATATTGATGTATACCAGATTTACAGGGACCTCACAGAGATTAAGGAAGAATATCTGGCCGATATTATGAGAGGGCGTCCCTCGCGGTATCTTCCCGTTGCTTCTATTTCAAAAAATAAAGCAGTTAATGGAATATTTCGTCATTCGGACATAGGTTTACCTAACGGGACCATATATTATTATGGAGTAACCGCGCTGGACCTGGATAAGAATGAAGGAAAGGCGTCTAATACTATAGGAGTAAAAGTTTTTGGAGTGGATATTGTTCCTCCTTTTGTTGAGAGGATTAATCATGATGCGGTGGATAAGCCTCTTAAAGCAGGTAAAGTATTAATGGTCACAAGTACCGGGGAGTCCGGCAATAATGTAACGTTTGACCTGGTAAAATGGCCTGAGAACAATGTTGTAAATTTACCAGCGGGGCCTGTTGAAAATAGGCTGATGCGGGTGGCCTCGCAGCCCGGTATGTATTTTGCGCTGGAAACAGTAACGGTTGATTACCCGAATAATGTTTCCATCCTGCCCCGTGTTTATTATTCTGATCCTGCCGGGAACAGCGCATATATGCTGTCTGATACATCAATGCCCATTAAAATCGATACAGTTCCGCCTGAAAGAATTAGCGCTCTTAGCGGCATGGTTGAGGAGTATACAGTGAAATTGTCATGGCCGGATGTTACTGAAAATATTCCAGGCTTTCGGGTCTACAGGTCATATTCCGCGATCAGTGAAACAGCAGCGGTGCTTGATACAAATAATATCATAAGCGGTAAAAAGCTTATTAGAAAGGACAAAAAAGATTCAAGTGGATTTTTGCATTTCATAGACTATAACCCTGTTCCGACAGAAACTTATTTTTACGCGGTCACATCGGTTGATGAAGCAGAAAATGAGAGTGTTTCCAATAATTTGGGCTTTACAATCCCGGATATCACAGGGCCTCCCGCAATTTATAGCGTGGCAGAAAATACGGTAAGCGCTCCGAAAAAAGCGGGAAGCGCTATTTCTATTACTATAAAGGGTGAACCGGGGAAGAAATATGAAATTAAAAATAAGGTTTATGAAACAAAGGCGTATTTTAACATATTAAAAAATGATAGTGTTATAGTGGAAAAAACAGGGATAAACGAGATTTTAATCGGGGACAGGCGGACAGGGACATACGAGGGGAGCTACATAGTTAAAGACACCGATGAGGTTGAGTCTGCGCAGATAACAGGTTTTCTGGTCGGGCCTTTCGGACATGAAACAACGCTGCTTTGCTCTACATATGTGACCCTGGTTGGCGTATCCAGCGATACTACGGCCCCTGTGATACAGGAGATAACAACTGAACCTGTTTACACTAATATGGACGGGATAGTCCCTGTTTTGTCAAATGAACGCAGGCAATACCTGGTTGTAAACAACGAACTAAAAGTCACCTTGATAGGCGAGCCGGGAGGAGTGGCCTATTTTGATATTGGGACAATGAGACGGAATATACGAATGACGGAAGACCCGAATAATCCCGGTATATACAACGGGAGCTATAGAATCATCCAGGGCGACAGGATGAACCCCGTCAGCATAACCGGTTATCTTGTGGACAGAAACGGCAATATGTCAAATAAAATCCAGGTAACAAGTTATAAGATTGATACAATAATAATTGTCAATATGGATAGAAGTACAGAGGAAATTTCTACTAATGAAAATGATGCTGATGAAGCAAGGAAATCTGTTATTACTGCCACATTGCGCGACAGGCATAATAACGCTTTGAAAAACAGGGAGGTAGAATTTCATCTGGTCGGCGGTTATGGAGATATGAATCCTTTAATAGGGGTTACTGATTCAAAAGGCATGGTTGTGTCCACATATACAGCCGGCTATGTAGTTGAAACGGGATATATTGCCGCTGAGGACCGTTCTACCGGTTACGCAGGAGTAACATATGTTACTACTAAAAAAACAGGGACGGTGAATATTCTTCTGGAGGCCCTGACTCCCACCCCCGGGCAGCCGCGGACAAGTAACGGGACGGCATATATTTCTTTAAGGGCGAAGCCGTTAAGGATAGAAGCCAATGGGAAATCGGTTTCTGTTATCAGCGCGTTTTTAGGTTATATCGGAGATGACCAGATAATCAATGATCCATATAGTGAAGATTATGAACCGGACACCAATAAATTGGACCGTGATAAACCTATTGAAAATGTGGAAGTTAAATTCTTAATCCGTGATTATATCGAGGACTATAAAAGGCCGGAATACTACGGTCTCCCGAAGGCCGAAGAATTGGAATTAAAACGCGGGAAGATTGAAATAACCCAGCCTTTTACGGATAAAAATGGCGAGGCAAAAGCAGTTTATACCGCAGGGACAAAGACCGGTCTTACCATAATCCAGGCAATTGCCCCGGAGGCGCCGGGAGGTCCTGTGGGAGAGACAATTGGTGTAGTTTTACTCGCGGGAGGAGTCAGGTATCTCCTTATTGAGGCAAGGCCTATTGGAACTCCGGCCAATCCGATCAACAGCCCATGGGGAGAAGTGGAAGGAAGCGCCCAGAACAGCAAAATTAAAGCTGACGGCCAGGAACGGGCGCAGATAAAAGTCATATTGCTTGATAGTTTCGAAAATCCTGTTCCTGAAATAAAAGTATATTTCTCCTGTGATGTAGGACAGGTTTTGGATGAGGGGAACGGTTTGACTAATAATGAGGGTAAGGCTTATGCCACCTATACGTCTCCGATATTGCAAAATGGCGGCATTGCCCACGTCAGCGCGAAAGTGACATCTGTAAATCCATTGGAAGAGGGTCTTGTGAGTTTTAATATTGGTAATAAAAGAATGATTGAAGATGTATTAGATGTTGACGATATAGCGGTTGCGAATAAGAATTATTGGAACGCAATTAGTTTTTTTGAGTCAACATCTGCCGGGTATCCCTATGAGCATTTAATTTACCCGTTAGCTGCCAGGAAATGGACCATAGAAGAACAGGAACGCGCTTATCCTGATATGATATGGAATGACGATATGTTATATGTTATGGGATATACGTATGAACTTCTGGAAGGTTATGATACGGCAGTTATACGTTATAATGAGGTAATAGATTTCTATTTTGGAGGGACATGGGCGGATAATGCCAATTTCAGGAAAGGGCAGGTTTATGAAGAGCAAGGTAAATTAGAGCAGGATGAAAATAAGC